The Solibacillus daqui genome has a segment encoding these proteins:
- a CDS encoding alpha/beta fold hydrolase, producing MLHYKIYSHQHKEWVVLVHGAGGSSTIWYKQIRAYRKHFNVLVVDLRGHGACKIENSPTKYTLDLVSQDILKVLDSLDIEKAHFVGISLGTMLIRHLAESNPERFHTMVLAGAVYVLHPSSIFYLA from the coding sequence TTGTTACATTATAAAATTTATAGTCATCAGCACAAAGAGTGGGTTGTATTAGTACATGGAGCTGGTGGAAGCTCAACAATTTGGTATAAGCAAATTCGTGCATACCGCAAGCACTTCAATGTGTTGGTAGTTGATTTACGAGGGCATGGTGCTTGTAAAATAGAGAATAGTCCCACAAAATATACACTCGATTTAGTAAGTCAAGATATTCTAAAAGTATTAGATTCATTAGATATTGAGAAGGCTCATTTTGTTGGGATTTCACTAGGGACCATGTTAATTCGTCATTTAGCCGAATCGAACCCAGAGAGATTTCATACGATGGTACTTGCTGGTGCAGTATACGTATTACACCCAAGCTCCATTTTTTACTTGGCCTAG
- a CDS encoding TVP38/TMEM64 family protein, which translates to MEHLFLDFVQNEKTFAWLYQFLIMVLVSMVPFAPIPVLAAFIASNHDFLPGLLINMLGTTTGSLLLYLLSKRLLRSVALKYLTKRQYLTKYFELIETNGFLAVLLGRIIPILPSAGINLIAGISNVGFVAFITATFLGKLPTILAFSLVGHQMAEGNWDTVLIIVLYLFALFLLGKKLKQKWSR; encoded by the coding sequence ATGGAACATCTATTTTTAGACTTCGTACAAAATGAAAAAACCTTTGCATGGCTTTATCAATTTTTAATAATGGTATTGGTTTCTATGGTTCCATTTGCACCCATTCCTGTACTAGCTGCCTTTATTGCCAGTAATCATGATTTCTTACCAGGATTGCTCATTAATATGCTTGGTACAACAACCGGATCGCTCCTGTTATATTTACTAAGTAAAAGATTGCTACGAAGTGTGGCACTGAAATATTTAACTAAGCGACAATATTTGACGAAATACTTTGAGTTAATCGAAACAAATGGCTTCTTAGCGGTGTTACTTGGCCGAATTATTCCGATTTTGCCCTCTGCAGGTATTAATTTAATTGCTGGTATTTCGAATGTTGGTTTCGTTGCCTTTATTACAGCAACCTTTCTCGGAAAGCTACCGACCATCTTAGCTTTTTCACTTGTCGGTCATCAAATGGCAGAAGGTAACTGGGATACAGTGTTGATTATTGTCCTGTACTTATTCGCTTTATTTTTACTCGGGAAAAAATTAAAACAAAAATGGAGCCGATAA
- a CDS encoding serine/threonine protein kinase, translating to MNNEWEKDIGSLSNIKVFSNPNNAPVTISGDAANLKCIGVGTDAAVFQSLTAPAYAFKVYAQDKLDKVKNEAIVYKQLGDSSIFPTCFASYDEYLVLSYEEGKTLYDCVLQGIHIPKQVVNEVEEARAYIRSKGLNPRDIHLKNIILQNGKAKIIDVSEYTVPGNDFRWEHLKKGYEQYYHLIDGNSVPFWIVATIQKWYNQRRGNSFSYEDFTKTILKLLYKK from the coding sequence ATGAATAATGAATGGGAAAAAGACATAGGCTCTCTTTCAAATATAAAAGTTTTCTCAAACCCAAATAACGCTCCTGTAACGATAAGTGGGGACGCTGCTAATTTGAAATGTATAGGTGTAGGGACAGATGCAGCCGTTTTTCAATCACTTACTGCCCCCGCTTATGCATTTAAAGTATATGCCCAGGACAAATTAGACAAGGTAAAAAATGAAGCAATTGTTTATAAACAATTAGGTGATTCCTCTATCTTTCCAACATGTTTTGCTTCATACGACGAATATCTTGTATTAAGTTACGAAGAAGGAAAAACCCTCTATGACTGTGTTCTACAAGGCATACACATTCCAAAGCAGGTGGTAAATGAAGTGGAGGAGGCAAGAGCGTATATTCGGAGTAAAGGTCTTAACCCACGAGATATTCATTTAAAAAACATTATACTTCAAAATGGAAAAGCAAAAATAATTGATGTCTCTGAGTACACAGTCCCGGGTAATGATTTTCGATGGGAACATTTAAAAAAAGGATATGAACAATACTATCATTTAATAGATGGAAATTCTGTACCATTCTGGATAGTGGCAACAATTCAAAAATGGTATAATCAGCGAAGAGGAAATTCTTTTTCATATGAAGATTTTACAAAAACTATTTTAAAGCTTCTGTATAAAAAATAA
- a CDS encoding CPBP family intramembrane glutamic endopeptidase, translating to MIINLLISAIFQVLLFSIIPFVWWLVTARKETRFLTWLGLKKIKIRNNQTYMASFLFVIIILVIPTYISVIFFMDESAMATSQFSGKGLTAFIPALIYAFLQTGLSEEIFFRGFLTKRLIYKFGFRLGNSIQGFLFGLMHGAIFMMLLNPIQLIIIILITGVGGYLLGWINEKQSNGSIISSWLIHGIVNTISSTWALFNLI from the coding sequence ATGATAATTAATTTGTTAATTAGTGCAATTTTTCAAGTATTGCTTTTTTCGATAATTCCATTCGTTTGGTGGCTGGTTACTGCTAGAAAAGAAACTAGATTCTTAACTTGGTTAGGACTAAAAAAAATAAAAATCAGAAACAATCAAACTTATATGGCTTCATTTTTATTCGTTATTATTATTTTAGTGATACCCACTTATATATCAGTTATTTTTTTTATGGATGAGTCGGCAATGGCAACCTCACAGTTTTCAGGTAAAGGGCTTACAGCATTTATTCCAGCTCTAATCTATGCCTTTTTGCAAACTGGACTATCAGAAGAAATATTTTTCCGTGGTTTTCTAACTAAAAGATTAATATATAAATTCGGTTTTCGACTCGGTAATTCTATACAAGGTTTTCTATTTGGATTAATGCATGGTGCAATTTTTATGATGCTACTTAATCCAATACAACTAATAATTATTATACTAATTACTGGAGTCGGAGGATATTTGCTTGGCTGGATAAATGAGAAACAATCAAACGGGTCAATTATTTCAAGCTGGCTAATACATGGGATTGTTAATACTATCTCTTCAACATGGGCTTTATTTAATTTGATATAA
- a CDS encoding VOC family protein, producing the protein MKNLLLESHCIFPTSDIVETANFYEQKMGFKAVQYLDANEPHICLYRDTTEIILTKTNGQNVIPKRELYGYGYDAYFITKNQEELQDELINSNVKIIRTLDNTDYNNKEFVIEDIDGRWIAFGIKSL; encoded by the coding sequence ATGAAGAATCTATTATTAGAGTCACACTGTATATTTCCAACATCAGACATAGTTGAAACTGCTAATTTTTATGAACAGAAAATGGGATTTAAGGCTGTACAGTATTTGGATGCAAATGAACCTCATATTTGTTTGTATCGTGATACAACAGAAATTATCTTAACTAAAACTAACGGTCAAAATGTAATTCCGAAAAGGGAACTATATGGATACGGGTACGATGCCTACTTTATAACAAAAAATCAAGAGGAACTTCAAGATGAGTTAATCAATTCAAATGTGAAAATCATCCGTACTTTAGATAATACTGATTACAATAATAAAGAATTTGTAATTGAAGATATAGATGGAAGATGGATAGCATTTGGCATTAAAAGTTTGTGA
- a CDS encoding NUDIX domain-containing protein has translation MLKAISALPEDKRIAGVHCVPIMEDGSIVMAWDKDERLLTTIGGRLEGEESIEEALERELIEEVGMTISSEKILFASWYWESTDSYTIWFLVKAEKFLPYTFDFEKSGYVIFNFETAKQIITKLEPNNKKRIDILNLAYDKAQQFYLQNSR, from the coding sequence ATGTTGAAAGCGATATCTGCCCTGCCAGAAGATAAAAGAATTGCAGGGGTGCATTGCGTCCCAATTATGGAAGATGGCTCTATAGTTATGGCTTGGGACAAAGATGAGCGATTATTGACTACTATTGGCGGAAGGTTAGAGGGTGAGGAGAGTATTGAAGAAGCGTTAGAACGTGAGTTAATAGAGGAAGTAGGTATGACCATTAGTTCTGAGAAAATACTGTTTGCCTCTTGGTACTGGGAATCTACTGATAGTTATACAATATGGTTCTTAGTAAAAGCTGAAAAATTTTTGCCTTATACTTTTGATTTTGAGAAATCTGGCTATGTAATCTTTAATTTTGAAACTGCCAAACAAATTATTACAAAGCTGGAACCAAACAATAAAAAAAGAATCGATATCCTCAATTTAGCCTACGACAAAGCTCAACAATTCTATTTGCAAAATTCTCGTTAA
- a CDS encoding NUDIX hydrolase has translation MNYIKSLRQHIGTRPIIAPGSAIIVLNEKNEILLQLRSDTNDWGLPGGGMEIGESFEETAQKELFEETGLIAQELILVGLASGKELYYKFPHGDEIYNATAIYKTSSVTGTIKKNEESMALKYFSLDKLPNLNYTTLKLLEKVGYI, from the coding sequence ATGAATTATATTAAATCTTTACGACAACACATTGGTACAAGACCGATAATTGCACCAGGGTCTGCAATTATTGTTTTGAATGAAAAGAATGAAATATTATTACAATTACGTTCAGATACAAATGATTGGGGGCTTCCTGGTGGCGGTATGGAAATTGGAGAAAGTTTTGAAGAAACCGCTCAAAAAGAATTATTTGAAGAAACAGGATTAATCGCTCAAGAATTGATATTAGTTGGATTAGCTTCTGGGAAAGAATTATATTATAAGTTCCCTCATGGGGATGAAATTTACAATGCAACTGCGATTTATAAAACTTCAAGTGTAACTGGTACTATAAAGAAAAATGAAGAAAGCATGGCTTTAAAATATTTCTCTTTAGACAAACTTCCTAATCTAAATTATACAACTTTAAAGTTACTTGAAAAGGTTGGCTACATTTAA
- a CDS encoding GNAT family N-acetyltransferase has translation MIELDTERLRLIPLSAENLRLLIDNPKKMEQRLSLIDSDRFLSPELKQAMEVRLSKLLGDEENYIWYTNWLIVSKDKNCSVGGIMLKGLPNENGEVVIGYYTLPEYQGNGYMTETINNLKSWLLNQSDVMYVIADTDKDNIPSHRVLEKSGAEMYKETEELYFWRFV, from the coding sequence ATGATTGAGCTAGACACAGAAAGATTAAGATTAATTCCACTGAGTGCAGAAAATCTAAGATTGCTAATAGATAACCCAAAGAAAATGGAACAAAGGTTATCTTTAATTGACTCAGATAGATTTCTTAGTCCAGAACTTAAACAAGCTATGGAAGTAAGACTTTCAAAATTGTTAGGCGATGAGGAAAATTATATTTGGTATACAAATTGGTTAATCGTGTCGAAAGATAAAAACTGTAGTGTTGGTGGAATAATGTTAAAAGGGCTTCCAAATGAAAATGGTGAAGTAGTAATAGGTTACTATACGCTCCCTGAATATCAAGGAAACGGCTATATGACGGAAACTATTAATAATTTGAAAAGCTGGTTGTTAAATCAGTCCGATGTTATGTACGTTATTGCTGATACTGATAAAGATAATATTCCATCGCACAGAGTCTTAGAAAAATCAGGGGCGGAAATGTATAAAGAAACAGAAGAACTATACTTTTGGAGATTTGTCTAA
- a CDS encoding GNAT family N-acetyltransferase produces the protein MEIRKLNIGEKPPMNLLLLADPSQRIVEEYVKRGECFLAESDKQIIGVYVLLSTRPDTVELVNIAVVEDQHSRGIGKQLVIDAIQTAKLRGYKTIEIGTGNSSIGQLALYQKCGFRIIGVDIDFFIRHYPEEIFENGIQCRDMVRLSQDL, from the coding sequence ATGGAAATTAGGAAACTAAATATAGGTGAAAAACCTCCAATGAATTTGTTGTTATTAGCTGACCCTTCTCAAAGAATTGTTGAGGAATATGTAAAAAGGGGAGAATGCTTTTTAGCTGAAAGTGATAAGCAAATAATTGGAGTTTATGTATTACTTTCCACAAGACCTGATACTGTGGAGTTGGTGAACATTGCAGTTGTAGAAGACCAGCATAGTAGAGGCATAGGGAAACAGTTAGTGATAGATGCAATTCAAACAGCCAAGTTAAGAGGGTACAAAACAATTGAAATCGGCACTGGAAATTCAAGCATAGGACAACTAGCTCTATATCAAAAATGTGGTTTTAGAATTATTGGTGTGGATATAGACTTTTTCATTAGGCACTATCCAGAAGAAATTTTCGAAAATGGTATACAGTGTAGAGATATGGTTCGATTATCCCAAGATTTATAA
- a CDS encoding DUF1272 domain-containing protein — MALEMRNNCESCNSSIEENSLAYICVHECTFCSPCTEEMNSICPNCGGELVRRPKKPQKVCTL, encoded by the coding sequence ATGGCATTAGAAATGAGAAATAACTGTGAGAGTTGTAACTCTTCTATTGAGGAGAATTCTCTCGCGTATATATGCGTTCATGAATGTACATTTTGCTCTCCATGCACAGAAGAAATGAATAGTATCTGTCCTAATTGTGGAGGAGAACTTGTAAGAAGACCTAAGAAACCACAAAAGGTTTGTACACTCTAA
- a CDS encoding DUF2812 domain-containing protein: MTPEQIEMYADSGWDYVTGYQYFQVYSSPVERDAPELHTDPVPC, from the coding sequence ATTACACCAGAACAGATTGAGATGTATGCGGATAGTGGATGGGATTATGTTACAGGCTATCAATATTTTCAAGTGTATTCATCACCTGTCGAACGTGATGCACCAGAGCTACATACAGACCCTGTACCCTGTTAA
- a CDS encoding DJ-1/PfpI family protein gives MTKILLLLANGFEAVEASVFTDVLGWNKWEGDGSTEVITVGLHPQLQCTWNFQVAPEKQLDEIVLEEFDALAIPGGFEEAGFYEDAFSEPFQKIIQHFDFHKKPIASICVASLMVAHSGVLQDRKATTYNHPTSKRLEQLKQYGVQVVNQRIVCDKNIITSSNPGTAFEVAFMLLEMLTSKENTEQIKELMGFY, from the coding sequence ATGACAAAAATTTTATTACTACTAGCAAATGGGTTTGAAGCTGTAGAAGCGAGTGTCTTTACAGATGTACTAGGTTGGAACAAGTGGGAGGGCGACGGTTCTACAGAGGTAATTACAGTGGGATTACATCCTCAACTACAATGTACATGGAACTTTCAAGTAGCACCTGAAAAGCAATTGGATGAGATCGTATTAGAAGAGTTTGATGCACTAGCGATTCCTGGAGGATTTGAAGAAGCTGGTTTTTATGAAGATGCATTTAGTGAGCCGTTTCAGAAAATTATTCAGCATTTCGATTTTCATAAAAAGCCGATTGCCTCGATTTGTGTGGCATCTTTAATGGTTGCACATAGCGGTGTGTTACAAGATCGAAAGGCGACCACTTATAATCACCCAACTAGCAAGCGATTAGAACAATTAAAACAATACGGAGTGCAAGTTGTGAATCAACGAATTGTCTGTGATAAAAATATTATTACGTCTTCTAATCCTGGTACAGCTTTTGAAGTTGCATTTATGTTACTTGAAATGTTAACGTCAAAGGAAAATACAGAGCAAATTAAAGAATTAATGGGATTCTATTAA
- a CDS encoding Lrp/AsnC family transcriptional regulator, translated as MDHIDYEILKKLQQNAKMSMKDVASHVHLSAPAVAERVKKLEEQHVIEGYQTKINLNKLDRSIVALILFKSTDCKNLAQFCHTHPDVIKCYRVAGEISYIAKVATNSVETLENFIDQAMPFGTPSTNIVLSAYEKNIL; from the coding sequence ATGGACCACATAGATTATGAAATATTAAAAAAGCTTCAGCAAAATGCAAAGATGTCGATGAAGGATGTTGCTTCACATGTCCACTTATCGGCACCAGCTGTAGCAGAAAGAGTGAAAAAGTTAGAGGAACAGCATGTGATTGAAGGATATCAAACTAAAATCAATTTAAATAAGCTTGATCGTTCAATCGTTGCACTGATTTTATTTAAATCGACGGATTGTAAAAATCTCGCTCAATTTTGTCACACACATCCAGATGTAATTAAATGCTACCGAGTAGCTGGAGAAATTAGTTATATCGCTAAGGTAGCGACGAATTCAGTCGAAACATTAGAAAATTTTATTGATCAAGCTATGCCATTTGGTACTCCATCAACTAATATTGTGTTATCTGCTTATGAAAAAAATATATTATAA
- a CDS encoding HAD-IIB family hydrolase, producing the protein MNFVFDLDGTLCFDGKSIDREIIEALQELKLAGHQVIFASARPIRDLVPVIPKSFHEGLLVGGNGTFTYDHGQIQVIHFEQQLLDKLIGLIHQHQLIYLADGQWDYTFTGDIAHPIYRNIDKTNSTNIPLEQLLPVCKLVLFQPNEEVLEALQEIPVTVTHYKTEHAIDISPLGINKVRGLHMLNIKQFIAFGNDSNDQCLFEHAVHSVCVGNNDVNRYAKENIERADVAGKIRALMGKYRVGE; encoded by the coding sequence ATGAACTTTGTATTCGATTTAGATGGAACACTTTGTTTTGATGGCAAGAGTATTGATAGAGAAATTATTGAGGCACTTCAAGAATTAAAATTAGCAGGGCATCAAGTGATTTTTGCCTCAGCTAGGCCGATTCGTGATTTAGTACCTGTCATACCGAAAAGCTTTCATGAAGGTCTATTGGTTGGAGGAAACGGTACATTTACTTATGATCATGGGCAAATTCAAGTGATACATTTTGAACAACAACTTTTAGATAAACTTATCGGACTTATTCATCAACATCAATTAATATATTTAGCAGATGGTCAGTGGGATTACACCTTTACAGGTGATATTGCACATCCTATTTATCGAAATATCGATAAAACCAATTCAACGAACATTCCGTTGGAACAATTACTGCCAGTCTGCAAATTAGTTTTATTCCAACCAAATGAGGAAGTGTTAGAAGCGCTTCAAGAAATTCCAGTCACAGTCACACACTATAAAACTGAGCATGCCATCGACATTAGCCCTCTAGGTATTAATAAAGTTAGAGGACTTCATATGTTAAACATTAAACAGTTTATTGCTTTTGGGAACGATAGTAACGACCAATGCTTGTTTGAACATGCGGTACATAGCGTATGCGTCGGGAATAATGACGTGAACCGTTATGCGAAAGAAAACATCGAACGAGCAGATGTAGCAGGAAAAATTCGAGCATTAATGGGTAAGTATCGTGTAGGGGAATGA
- a CDS encoding Crp/Fnr family transcriptional regulator, whose protein sequence is MSQNLFRSIYHYTFTKELISSLFVRTFQPNEFILKAGDKIDGIYFLLSGRYMVSSLEVTGKELLLRYCQQPAIMGDIEIFADCLVVSNCIASEQCEILFIPLEVYEAHLKFDSKFNQLLLKELAYKLLTCTISSRVNALSPVSVRLAAYLCTVEYPSHVNQYIKTISLDDIASLIGTTKRHLNRILKDWTEKGIIKREEKEIQILDWDKIKEISENVRFE, encoded by the coding sequence ATGAGTCAAAATCTATTTCGATCTATTTATCACTACACTTTTACAAAAGAACTAATATCGTCCCTTTTTGTACGTACTTTTCAACCTAATGAATTTATTTTAAAAGCAGGGGACAAGATAGATGGCATCTATTTTTTACTTTCAGGAAGGTATATGGTGTCTAGCTTAGAAGTGACTGGCAAAGAGTTACTATTACGCTACTGTCAACAACCAGCGATTATGGGCGATATCGAAATCTTTGCAGATTGCTTAGTTGTATCAAACTGTATTGCATCAGAGCAATGTGAAATATTATTTATCCCTTTAGAAGTGTACGAAGCACATTTAAAATTTGATAGTAAATTTAATCAACTATTGTTGAAAGAGCTAGCCTATAAGCTTCTAACTTGCACCATTTCATCAAGAGTAAATGCACTCTCACCAGTCAGTGTACGTTTAGCTGCTTATTTATGCACGGTTGAATACCCTTCACATGTAAATCAATATATAAAAACAATTTCTTTAGATGATATTGCCTCATTGATTGGTACTACAAAAAGACATCTAAATCGAATACTAAAGGACTGGACAGAGAAAGGGATTATCAAACGAGAAGAGAAAGAAATTCAAATTTTAGATTGGGACAAGATTAAAGAAATTTCAGAAAATGTGCGCTTTGAATAG
- a CDS encoding VOC family protein, whose amino-acid sequence MIFEITNQVRVTDFKEGYKWYEALLSKKADFIPHDGFAEWEIIPGCWLQVAEGTPSEESGPLRLGVTDIIAERDRLVKELEIDEFEIYSREEVSAKWGTFTDPWGNRLGLFEYLDKKEENDRIKTILGV is encoded by the coding sequence ATGATTTTTGAAATAACCAATCAAGTTCGTGTAACTGATTTTAAAGAAGGATATAAGTGGTATGAAGCACTATTAAGCAAAAAAGCTGATTTCATTCCACACGATGGATTTGCTGAATGGGAAATAATACCTGGTTGCTGGTTGCAAGTTGCTGAGGGAACACCATCAGAAGAAAGTGGACCTTTACGTTTAGGGGTAACAGATATAATAGCTGAAAGAGATAGACTAGTAAAAGAATTGGAAATTGACGAATTTGAGATTTACTCCCGTGAAGAAGTTTCTGCAAAATGGGGAACTTTCACTGACCCTTGGGGAAATCGACTTGGACTATTTGAGTATTTAGATAAGAAAGAGGAAAATGACCGTATAAAAACAATTTTGGGAGTTTAA
- a CDS encoding cupin domain-containing protein codes for MYNVPYTYQYPYYANSPTHTHRNPTSYWAVPNELAFGSYGAFYYDCRNVLKDFGANPFVININDATKQNNTYRTALWTGNHLQLTLMSLNPGEDIGLEMHPNVDQFLRVEQGQGITQMGKSKDNLNFQWQVFDDSAIFVPAGTWHNLKNIGNVPLKLYSIYAPPNHPYGTVHQTKADAMVKEEDLGNGDTVFFGKTPDEWVKHTDILVKEGLEDIKRGINMTHILQEFILMGVLVGKGYSPEQAYETVEKWERTGESKLLQQSKNM; via the coding sequence ATGTACAATGTGCCTTATACGTATCAATATCCTTATTATGCAAATTCACCAACCCATACCCATAGAAATCCTACTAGTTATTGGGCTGTTCCGAATGAGTTGGCATTTGGTTCTTATGGGGCTTTTTATTATGATTGCAGAAATGTACTAAAAGATTTTGGGGCAAATCCATTTGTTATAAATATCAATGATGCTACCAAACAAAATAATACGTATCGCACTGCACTATGGACAGGAAATCATTTGCAACTCACATTAATGAGTCTAAATCCTGGAGAAGATATTGGTTTGGAAATGCACCCTAATGTGGACCAATTCTTACGAGTTGAACAGGGACAGGGGATTACACAAATGGGTAAAAGTAAAGATAATTTAAATTTCCAATGGCAAGTCTTTGATGACTCAGCTATTTTCGTCCCCGCTGGAACGTGGCATAATCTTAAAAATATAGGGAATGTCCCGTTGAAACTATACTCCATATATGCTCCGCCAAACCATCCATATGGTACGGTTCATCAGACGAAAGCAGATGCAATGGTGAAGGAAGAAGATTTGGGTAATGGGGACACAGTATTTTTCGGAAAGACTCCAGATGAGTGGGTAAAACATACGGATATTTTGGTGAAAGAAGGTTTGGAAGATATTAAGAGAGGAATTAATATGACACACATTCTTCAAGAGTTTATTCTAATGGGCGTTCTTGTTGGAAAGGGATATTCTCCTGAGCAAGCATATGAAACAGTAGAAAAATGGGAACGTACAGGGGAATCGAAACTTCTTCAGCAAAGCAAAAATATGTAG
- a CDS encoding IS3 family transposase (programmed frameshift), with protein sequence MGTRVSYPVEVKMKAIEMRMANVPVKEVMEELDIRNYTQLKRWMHWYRNGEMHRLKQPVGKQYAFGKGPEFESETAKLQAENLELKQQIEVFKKVRGIGRGVAPKVVLQLVEELKDVMPIGEICRHLGVGRSSYYRWRKDVDQSTQKEIRDQQIGDLCKQNKFRYGYRKIANLYPGVCRKTVQRVMQKYGWQCKVKVKKRKRTGQPAYVAPNLLARDFTASKPMEKLVTDITYLPFGQSMMYLSSILDVYNGEIVAQTTGIKQDTDFVLDTLYQLPKLPEGCILHSDQGSVYTSYAYQKAAKEKGITMSMSRKGTPADNSPIESFHSTLKSETFYLDDIHRTTNARVIQIVEEYITYYNNIRIQTKLNSQSPVQYRQLAA encoded by the exons ATGGGAACAAGAGTCAGTTATCCAGTAGAAGTGAAAATGAAGGCAATTGAAATGCGAATGGCTAACGTACCGGTAAAAGAAGTAATGGAAGAATTGGACATTCGAAACTATACGCAGTTGAAGCGATGGATGCATTGGTATCGAAATGGTGAAATGCACCGTCTTAAACAACCAGTTGGTAAACAATATGCCTTCGGCAAAGGACCGGAATTTGAAAGTGAGACAGCCAAGCTACAGGCAGAGAATCTAGAGTTGAAACAACAGATTGAAGTTT TTAAAAAAGTACGCGGAATTGGAAGGGGAGTGGCGCCAAAAGTAGTACTTCAATTAGTTGAAGAATTAAAAGATGTTATGCCAATTGGTGAAATCTGTCGTCATTTAGGCGTAGGTCGCTCGTCATACTATCGTTGGAGAAAGGATGTGGATCAATCCACACAAAAGGAGATTCGAGATCAGCAGATTGGCGACTTGTGCAAACAGAATAAATTTCGATATGGTTATCGAAAGATTGCTAATCTGTACCCAGGAGTTTGTAGGAAGACTGTGCAGCGTGTTATGCAAAAATATGGTTGGCAATGTAAAGTAAAGGTGAAGAAACGGAAGCGTACCGGGCAGCCAGCATACGTCGCACCGAATTTATTAGCACGCGATTTTACAGCATCTAAGCCTATGGAGAAGCTAGTCACGGATATTACGTACTTGCCTTTTGGACAATCGATGATGTATCTTTCTAGTATTCTCGATGTCTACAATGGCGAAATTGTGGCACAAACTACTGGCATCAAACAAGACACTGATTTTGTGTTGGATACGCTCTATCAATTGCCTAAGCTACCAGAAGGATGCATTCTGCATAGTGACCAAGGCTCCGTTTATACATCCTATGCTTATCAAAAAGCAGCCAAAGAAAAAGGAATTACCATGAGCATGTCCCGCAAAGGCACGCCAGCTGATAATTCCCCAATCGAATCGTTTCATTCCACGCTAAAGTCTGAAACGTTCTATCTCGACGATATCCATCGCACAACGAACGCACGTGTGATACAGATTGTCGAAGAATACATTACTTATTATAACAATATCCGTATTCAAACGAAACTAAACAGCCAATCGCCGGTTCAATACCGTCAATTGGCTGCATAA
- a CDS encoding NUDIX domain-containing protein → MLQKSRIKIAIKRIKGWVFMIRMRIMTGAYLFNDNKLLMMKRSKERAIAPNLWTGIGGHVEANEHNSPEESCLREIFEETGIRSNEIEGLELRYIVMRRSKDEIRQHYIYFGNTSRINFINSDEGTLHWIDFSEVLNLEMPLTVKYMIEHFSNNPDEQSVFIGSVNHSKIEWSCLID, encoded by the coding sequence TTGTTACAGAAATCAAGAATTAAAATAGCAATCAAGAGAATAAAAGGTTGGGTGTTTATGATAAGAATGAGAATAATGACGGGGGCTTATCTTTTTAATGATAATAAACTTTTAATGATGAAACGTTCTAAAGAAAGGGCAATAGCACCTAATTTATGGACTGGAATTGGTGGGCATGTGGAAGCCAATGAACATAATAGTCCTGAAGAGTCTTGTTTAAGAGAGATTTTCGAAGAGACGGGTATTAGAAGTAATGAAATAGAAGGGCTTGAACTCCGTTATATAGTAATGCGAAGAAGCAAAGATGAAATTCGCCAACACTATATTTATTTTGGAAATACATCAAGGATTAATTTTATTAATTCAGATGAAGGTACTTTGCATTGGATAGATTTTTCGGAAGTTTTAAACTTAGAAATGCCTTTAACAGTTAAATATATGATTGAACATTTTTCAAATAATCCAGATGAACAATCAGTGTTTATAGGGTCAGTTAATCATTCAAAGATAGAATGGTCTTGTTTGATTGATTAA